In a single window of the Euwallacea similis isolate ESF13 chromosome 37, ESF131.1, whole genome shotgun sequence genome:
- the Tgi gene encoding transcription cofactor vestigial-like protein 4 isoform X1, with amino-acid sequence MITSLSTVENCSGPRLDAAEESPLEVLSRAATMVRQESQQSDDKPVHKQTTKWKRDRRRLPEYSRKSDPKVPETLGVEPSSPEASISNGGSPLSQFGGIQIRKDLNSPSVVDSPLDMTVRQRGEPPSYDQTISNPGYRSSFRTTVIHNGAPPMVSNRDHLPSGISMCDTVIEEHFRRSLGQDYHTIFQSSSHAKEKEESSKPQETANTKVVEFLDETGLSVDDHFAKALGDTWKQLNQKEQLKTRDNENSLVSAKN; translated from the exons ATGATCACGTCACTGTCCACTGTTGAAAACTGCAGTGGACCAAGGTTGGATGCAGCTGAAGAATCTCCTTTGGAAGTGCTTTCGAGAGCGGCCACTATGGTGCGACAGGAAAGCCAGCAATCGG ATGATAAGCCAGTACATAAACAGACGACCAAGTGGAAGAGGGACCGGAGGCGCCTTCCAGAGTACTCACGAAAGTCGGATCCTAAAGTTCCTGAAACACTAGGCGTCGAGCCTTCCAGTCCTGAAGCCAGTATTTCGAATGGAGGAAGTCCATTAAGCCAGTTTGGTG GAATCCAAATAAGAAAAGACTTAAACTCCCCATCCGTCGTGGATTCGCCACTCGATATGACGGTAAGACAAAGAGGAGAGCCCCCATCCTACGATCAAACTATAAGTAATCCGGGATACCGATCGAGTTTCCGGACTACTGTTATACATAACGGGGCACCGCCCATGGTTAGCAACCGGGACCATTTGCCCTCAG GAATCTCTATGTGTGATACAGTCATCGAAGAACACTTCCGAAGGTCGCTGGGTCAAGACTATCATACCATATTTCAAAGCAGTAGTCACGCCAAGGAAAAAGAAGAATCATCAAAACCCCAGGAAACG GCCAACACGAAAGTAGTAGAATTCCTAGACGAGACAGGGCTGAGTGTGGACGATCATTTTGCCAAAGCTCTGGGCGACACCTGGAAACAACTCAACCAAAAAGAACAACTGAAAACCAGGGATAACGAGAACAGTTTGGTGTCAGCAAAGAACTGA
- the Tgi gene encoding uncharacterized protein Tgi isoform X2: MELPYFVKELLELSVIMRAKHRWAEEMRNASIFWQPWVDKDDKPVHKQTTKWKRDRRRLPEYSRKSDPKVPETLGVEPSSPEASISNGGSPLSQFGGIQIRKDLNSPSVVDSPLDMTVRQRGEPPSYDQTISNPGYRSSFRTTVIHNGAPPMVSNRDHLPSGISMCDTVIEEHFRRSLGQDYHTIFQSSSHAKEKEESSKPQETANTKVVEFLDETGLSVDDHFAKALGDTWKQLNQKEQLKTRDNENSLVSAKN, from the exons ATGGAATTGCCTTATTTTGTTAAAGAGTTGTTAGAATTGTCCGTAATTATGCGAGCAAAACACCGTTGGGCCGAGGAAATGAGGAATGCTAGTATTTTTTGGCAACCTTGGGTGGACAAAG ATGATAAGCCAGTACATAAACAGACGACCAAGTGGAAGAGGGACCGGAGGCGCCTTCCAGAGTACTCACGAAAGTCGGATCCTAAAGTTCCTGAAACACTAGGCGTCGAGCCTTCCAGTCCTGAAGCCAGTATTTCGAATGGAGGAAGTCCATTAAGCCAGTTTGGTG GAATCCAAATAAGAAAAGACTTAAACTCCCCATCCGTCGTGGATTCGCCACTCGATATGACGGTAAGACAAAGAGGAGAGCCCCCATCCTACGATCAAACTATAAGTAATCCGGGATACCGATCGAGTTTCCGGACTACTGTTATACATAACGGGGCACCGCCCATGGTTAGCAACCGGGACCATTTGCCCTCAG GAATCTCTATGTGTGATACAGTCATCGAAGAACACTTCCGAAGGTCGCTGGGTCAAGACTATCATACCATATTTCAAAGCAGTAGTCACGCCAAGGAAAAAGAAGAATCATCAAAACCCCAGGAAACG GCCAACACGAAAGTAGTAGAATTCCTAGACGAGACAGGGCTGAGTGTGGACGATCATTTTGCCAAAGCTCTGGGCGACACCTGGAAACAACTCAACCAAAAAGAACAACTGAAAACCAGGGATAACGAGAACAGTTTGGTGTCAGCAAAGAACTGA
- the 312 gene encoding uncharacterized protein 312, which yields MSNASTILRTIIRFKTQNPSKIIHQMKKLGIHQLSNQLNINFKVQENFDPTNKTKLDDNQEILDIYKERLKYSQSIEQDSLETEEDSLTSSLNLNHGVTGVFDIEDLVETLHYRQAENLFVATVPKEIKYVDYIVVVSGKSPKHMQAIAQLVRRVFKHKRYNTDIVPKLEGGSSSDWMALDLGNIALHIFSKKARQIYDLDSLWAVGPKYDEEYNKQEPISNFLENQAFSLKGLEPAS from the coding sequence ATGTCTAATGCATCGACAATTCTTCGGACCATTATAAgatttaaaacacaaaatccCTCCAAAATAATACatcaaatgaaaaaacttggaATTCATCAATTATCAAATCAACtaaatataaactttaaagTCCAAGAAAACTTCGATCCCACCAACAAGACTAAATTAGACGACAATCAGGAAATTCTGGACATCTACAAAGAAAGGTTGAAGTATTCCCAATCAATCGAACAAGACTCTCTTGAGACTGAAGAAGACTCTCTAACATCAAGTTTAAACTTAAATCATGGGGTCACTGGCGTCTTTGATATTGAAGACTTAGTAGAAACTTTACATTATCGACAAGCTGAAAATCTGTTTGTTGCAACAGTGCCAAAGGAAATTAAGTATGTGGACTATATTGTAGTGGTAAGTGGAAAGTCTCCAAAGCATATGCAAGCAATAGCACAGTTGGTTCGGCGGGTTTTCAAGCATAAGCGCTATAACACAGACATTGTGCCAAAGCTGGAAGGTGGATCTTCTTCTGATTGGATGGCCTTAGATTTGGGTAATATCGCCctgcatattttttcaaaaaaggcTAGGCAAATTTATGATCTTGATTCATTGTGGGCTGTTGGACCTAAATATGATGAAGAATACAATAAGCAGGAGCCTATTTCTAATTTCCTTGAAAACCAAGCTTTTAGCCTGAAGGGACTGGAACCTGcaagttga
- the LOC136418751 gene encoding CD63 antigen-like codes for MVSGGMTCVKYLLFCFNLLFAISGLAILIVEVIVHLHIYAQYSNFVYPSYQAAPIVLMTVGVVIFLISFFGCCGAVKENHCMIITFSVLLGIILIAEIAAGIVGYINRNEVEIMLENKLNSTMYKYYSNNDIRKTWDVAQHELECCGMTGPDDWQKVNHNNTLPHTCCANAHNDGSCNSNVDHYTASCIEKLRTLLLKYASVIGAAGLGIAGFQILGMIFACFLARHIRKEYETV; via the exons ATGGTATCGGGCGGGATGACTtgtgttaaatatttgttattctGCTTCAACCTGTTGTTTGCG ATATCAGGGCTGGCTATATTAATCGTAGAAGTAATAGTCCATCTTCACATCTACGCCCAGTACTCAAACTTCGTTTATCCAAGTTACCAGGCGGCTCCTATAGTTCTTATGACAGTTGGGGTGGTAATTTTCCTGATCTCCTTCTTCGGTTGCTGTGGAGCTGTCAAAGAAAATCACTGCATGATCATAACG ttttcagtGCTATTGGGAATAATACTAATTGCGGAAATTGCTGCTGGTATTGTGGGGTACATTAATCGCAATGAAGTTGAAATCATGCTGGAAAATAAGCTGAATTCCACCATGTATAAATATTACTCCAACAATGATATTAGAAAAACTTGGGACGTGGCTCAGCACGAG CTTGAATGTTGTGGCATGACGGGTCCAGATGACTGGCAGAAGGTAAACCACAATAATACCCTACCCCACACCTGCTGCGCCAATGCTCACAATGATGGAAGCTGCAATAGTAACGTGGACCATTACACTGCCTCTtgcattgaaaaattaaggaCCCTGCTTCTAAAGTACGCCTCTGTTATTGGGGCTGCCGGTTTGGGCATTGCAGGGTTTCAA attcTTGGAATGATATTTGCTTGCTTCCTGGCCAGGCATATCCGGAAGGAATATGAAACTGTCTAA